The Candidatus Desulfarcum epimagneticum genomic interval GGCCGGTCCGCAGTCATGGAAAGAGCCCAGGACGACCCCCGCCACATGGTCAAAACATCCGGCGAGCTTCATGTGAGACAGCGCCCGGTCTATTTTATAGGCGGGCTCCCCCACGTCTTCCAGAAAAAGGATATGGCCCCCGAAATCCGGCGCGAAGGGAGTGCCGGTCAGGTGACACAGGGTGGTCAGGTTCCCCCCGGCCAGGGGCCCCGAGGCCGAGCCGGGCCTCAACTCAACGCCGTTTTGAGCGACAATGTCAAGGGGCGATCCGGATGAAAAGGCCGAGCGCATGGCGTCGGCGGTTTTCCGGGAGGCGTCTTTGAGAGTGGTCACATTGGGGGAATGAAAAACGGCCAGGCCGGTTTTCATCCAAATCGCCCATAAAAGGGCCGAAATATCGCTGAACCCCGCGAAAACTTTTGGGTTTTCCCTGATGAGGCCATAGTCCAGCCGGGAAAGAATCCGAATGGACCCGTACCCGCCCCGGGCGCAGACAATGCCTTTCACATCAGGATCGGCGAAAAGACGGTTCAGCTCCTGGGCCCTATGGGCGTCGTCCGCCGCGAGATAACCGTTCTTTTCATATGGCCCGCCGGGGATCATGAGCGAAAATCCCATGGACTCCAGCGCCCGCGCGCCCTTTTCAAACGCCTCCTTGTCAAAAGAGGCGGCGGGAGAAGCGACGCCCAGCGTGTCTCCCCGGGCCAGGCGGGGGGGCAGGATCGCGGCTTTTTTCAGCATCACAGCAAACGCCCCA includes:
- a CDS encoding conserved hypothetical protein (Evidence 4 : Unknown function but conserved in other organisms) produces the protein MLKKAAILPPRLARGDTLGVASPAASFDKEAFEKGARALESMGFSLMIPGGPYEKNGYLAADDAHRAQELNRLFADPDVKGIVCARGGYGSIRILSRLDYGLIRENPKVFAGFSDISALLWAIWMKTGLAVFHSPNVTTLKDASRKTADAMRSAFSSGSPLDIVAQNGVELRPGSASGPLAGGNLTTLCHLTGTPFAPDFGGHILFLEDVGEPAYKIDRALSHMKLAGCFDHVAGVVLGSFHDCGPAGDIYSICKDIFGEYGVPVLAGFESGHGRDNLALPMGVEAVLDARDKRLFFHGPATATPGGAPG